The genomic DNA TCTTTGCTGCGCCGTTCGTTTGAGTAGGACTTGTGAGTCAGAGCTTCTTCCAACAGACGAGGCTGATGGAAGCGGTAGCCGAGAAGGCGCTGGACCGCCTCAATTGACGTTGCCGGCGTCATACGACCTGACTCGCGCCCTGAAGTGGATTACTGAGCACACCGGCGAAAGAGCAGGCAGGCGTTCACCCCGCCAAAACCGAAGGAGTTTGAAAGGACCACCTGCGTCTGGACGGAACGCGCTGTATTGGGCACGTAGTCAAGATCACAGGCGGGATCGGGATGATCAAGGTTGATCGTGGGAGGCAAAATGCCATGGTGCAGCGCCAAAATGCTAAACACCGCCTCAATACCGCCGGCCGCACCCAAGAGGTGTCCCGTCATGGATTTCGTCGAACTGACAGGAATCCGGTAGGCTTGCTCCCCAAACACATGTTTGATGGCCTTGGTCTCGATGGCATCCGCCATGGTAGATGTGCCGTGGGCGTTGATATAACCGATGTCCGTCTTGGCCACACCCGCATCCTTCAATGCCATTTCCATACAACGGACCGCCCCCTCCCCTTCTTCAGGCGGGGCGGTAATGTGGTACGCGTCGCTGTTCATGGCGTACCCGATCACTTCGGCATAGATGCGGGCGCCACGCGCGCGGGCATGCTCAAGTTCTTCAAGCACCACCACGCCGGCCCCTTCACCCAATACGAACCCATCTCGATCCTTGTCGAACGGACGGCTGGCCTTCGTCGGGTCGTCATTTCTGAAAGAGAGGGCTTTCGCCGAGGCAAACCCTGCCACGCCGAGCGGCGTAATCGCCGCCTCAGCACCGCCGGCAATCATCACATCCGCATCGTCACGCTGAATGAGTCGATAGGCATCGCCGATACAGTGATTACCGGTGGCACAGGCCGTCACGGCGCAGGAGTTCGGCCCTTTGGCGCCGACCCGAATCGCCACCTGCCCGGAGGCGAGGTTGATGATCGTCATCGGGATGAAAAACGGAGAGACCCGCCCGGGGCCCTTTTCCCTGAGTACGTCGTGGTAATGTTCGATCGACCCCAGCCCGCCGATACCGGACCCGATGTAGACCCCGACCCTCGTGGCTTCTTCAGGCGCCACCTTGAGTTTCGCATCGTCCACCGCCAGCTGACTCGCCCCCACCGCATAGTGGATGAAGGTGTCCATCTTCTTGATTTCTTTTTTCTCGATGAACTGAGCCGGGTCGAAATCCTTCACCTCTCCGGCAATCTGCGCATCATAGCCGGTCGGATCGAATCGCGTGATTCGGCCGATCCCCGACTCTCCGGCGCACAGCGCTTTCCAGGTCTTCTCCACCCCGGTTCCAAGCGGAGTTACCAGTCCGAGACCGGTCACCACCACACGTCTGGCAGGTCGATCGTGCATACCTACGGTTCCGTTATGCCTTCTCTTTAATATAATCCAGCGCTTTGCCGACGGTGAGGATCTTCTCGGCATCCTCATCGGGGATCTCGATCTCGAACTCTTCTTCGAGAGCCATCACCAATTCGACCGTGTCGAGCGAATCGGCGCCCAAATCCTCGACGAAATGGGCCTCGAGCGTCACTTCTTCTTCCTCGACCCCCAACTGCTCGGCAATAATTTTCTTCACCCGTTCATCTACTGTTGCCATGGACTTGCCCACCTCCTTCCCCATCTTACTTGACCTCCACATTCCTCACCGGGAGATTCCGGATCGAGGACACCAACCCGGACACCCGACCTGACTCACTTATACCATGAGCATGCCACCGTTCACGTGCAACACTTGCCCCGTGATATACGACGCTGCATCCGACACCAGAAACCGAACCGCCGCCGCAATGTCGGAGGGAAGCCCCAGGCGTCCCAGCGGAATCTGCTTCTGCAACGCTTCCTTGACCTCCGGCGACAGCCCCTGGGTCATCGCCGTATCGATAAAGCCCGGCGCCACCGCATTCACCGTCACCGCACGGCTCGCATACTCACGCGCGACCGTCTTGGTAAACCCGATCACCGCCGCTTTGGACGCCGCATAATTCGCCTGTCCCACATTCCCCATCGCCCCGACGATCGAGGCAATGTTGACGATCCGCCCGTACCGTTGTTTCGTCATCGGGAGCAGGACCGCTTTCGTGCAATGAAAGGTCCCGTTCAAATTGACCTGCAGAACCAGGTTCCAATCTTCTTCTTTCATTCTAAGCAACAATCCATCACGGGTAATACCGGCGTTGTTGACTAGAATATCAATCTTCCCCCACTCCTGCATCACCTGATCGGCCATGGCCTTGGCATCATTCCAATCGGCCACGTTCACCTTCACACTGAGCGCCCGTCGCCCTAACTTCTGGATCGCCGCCACGGCCTCCTGCGAACGCGCCGGATCGAGGTCGGCAACCGCAATGTCTGCCCCATCTTCGGCCAACGCTTCTGCAATGGCCCGTCCGATCCCCTGGGCTCCACCGGTGACAATCGCCACTTTTCCCTGTAATGACATCAGCCTGCTCCCCGCAATCTCAACTCGTCTTACGCCTGACTGTTCACGCCCAGCATTGTGAGCGTCGCCTCCAGCGACTTCGGATCATTGACGTTGGCCGTGACAGCCCCCGGAAGAATCCTCTTCACCAACCCCGTCAGCACGGTTCCCGGCCCGATCTCGACGAAGGTCGTCACGCCGAGCTTGGCCATCGTCTGCACCGACTCTTCCCACCGCACCGATGACGGCAACTGCCGAACCAGTGAGGCCCGGATGTCTTCGGATCGTTGCAGGGCCGTTGCTTCAGCATTATTCACCAACGGCACGGTCAAATCACGCCAGACCACTCCACCGAACTCCCCTGCGAGTCGGTCTGCTGCCTTCTGCATGAGCGGCGTATGGACCGGGACACTGACCGGGAGTGGAATCGCCTTCTTACATCCCTTGGTTTTGGCAATCTCAATGGCCCGTTCGACGGCGGCCTTTTCTCCGGCGATGACGACTTGGCCGGGAGAATTAAAATTCGCGGCCGCCACCACACCGACCGAAGCGGCCTCCTGACAGACCGCCTTGACCACGGCCGCAGAAAGCCCCAGTAGCGCGGCGACGAGTCCGGTTCCAGGCGGAACCGCTTCTGACATATAGCGTCCTCGCTTCTGCACGAGGGCCACCGCATCTCGAAACGACACCCCGCCGGCCGCATAGACCGCCGAATATTCACCGAGACTATGCCCTGCCACAGCCACCGGCTTCAACCCGGCCGGCTCCAATGCCTTGAGCGCCGCCGCGCTACTCACCAGCAACGCCGGCTGGGTATTCTCCGTCAAATTCAACCGTTCAGCCGGACCTTCAAAACAGAGCTGGGCGACGTCGTATCCAAGAATCGAGGAGGCCTCATCGTAGACCGCCTTGACCGCCGGAGACGCCTCGTAAAACCCGCGCCCCATTCCTACAGACTGCGACCCCTGTCCGGGGAACAAAAACCCAATTTGTGACGCCATCATAGCCGCGTAAGGTATCGTAGAAACCACGCTCAATGTCAACGGGAAAAAGCTGAACGAGCCCCGCGCGTCAGTAGCGACCGACCGACCCCGACCAGGCGTTTCCCGACTACCAGCGGACCAATGCGGAGGCCCAGGTTAGTCCCGCCCCGAAGGCGCCGAACATCACCAACTGCCCCTCTTTGACCCGTCCATCCCGCACCGCTTCATCCAGGGCGATGGGAATCGACGCGGCGGAGGTGTTGCCGTATCGATCCATATTCAACACCACTTTTTCCAGCGGCAGATTCAGGCGGTCGGCAACCGCTTTAATGATCCGTAAGTTTGCCTGATGGGGGATATAGACATCGAGTTCATCGACCGACAGGTGATGCGCCGCAAGTGTCTCCCGCGCCACTTCCTCAAGAGTCCGCACCGCCACCTTGAACGTTTCATTGCCCTTCATCTTAATGTACTGCGAGCGCTCGCTCACCATGGCCTCTGACGGGGGAATGCGCGTTCCACCACCGGGCACCACGATCAAATCAGAGAGGCTTCCATCCGAATG from Nitrospira sp. ND1 includes the following:
- the fabF gene encoding beta-ketoacyl-ACP synthase II yields the protein MHDRPARRVVVTGLGLVTPLGTGVEKTWKALCAGESGIGRITRFDPTGYDAQIAGEVKDFDPAQFIEKKEIKKMDTFIHYAVGASQLAVDDAKLKVAPEEATRVGVYIGSGIGGLGSIEHYHDVLREKGPGRVSPFFIPMTIINLASGQVAIRVGAKGPNSCAVTACATGNHCIGDAYRLIQRDDADVMIAGGAEAAITPLGVAGFASAKALSFRNDDPTKASRPFDKDRDGFVLGEGAGVVVLEELEHARARGARIYAEVIGYAMNSDAYHITAPPEEGEGAVRCMEMALKDAGVAKTDIGYINAHGTSTMADAIETKAIKHVFGEQAYRIPVSSTKSMTGHLLGAAGGIEAVFSILALHHGILPPTINLDHPDPACDLDYVPNTARSVQTQVVLSNSFGFGGVNACLLFRRCAQ
- the acpP gene encoding acyl carrier protein — translated: MATVDERVKKIIAEQLGVEEEEVTLEAHFVEDLGADSLDTVELVMALEEEFEIEIPDEDAEKILTVGKALDYIKEKA
- the fabG gene encoding 3-oxoacyl-[acyl-carrier-protein] reductase — its product is MSLQGKVAIVTGGAQGIGRAIAEALAEDGADIAVADLDPARSQEAVAAIQKLGRRALSVKVNVADWNDAKAMADQVMQEWGKIDILVNNAGITRDGLLLRMKEEDWNLVLQVNLNGTFHCTKAVLLPMTKQRYGRIVNIASIVGAMGNVGQANYAASKAAVIGFTKTVAREYASRAVTVNAVAPGFIDTAMTQGLSPEVKEALQKQIPLGRLGLPSDIAAAVRFLVSDAASYITGQVLHVNGGMLMV
- the fabD gene encoding ACP S-malonyltransferase; the protein is MMASQIGFLFPGQGSQSVGMGRGFYEASPAVKAVYDEASSILGYDVAQLCFEGPAERLNLTENTQPALLVSSAAALKALEPAGLKPVAVAGHSLGEYSAVYAAGGVSFRDAVALVQKRGRYMSEAVPPGTGLVAALLGLSAAVVKAVCQEAASVGVVAAANFNSPGQVVIAGEKAAVERAIEIAKTKGCKKAIPLPVSVPVHTPLMQKAADRLAGEFGGVVWRDLTVPLVNNAEATALQRSEDIRASLVRQLPSSVRWEESVQTMAKLGVTTFVEIGPGTVLTGLVKRILPGAVTANVNDPKSLEATLTMLGVNSQA